From Cuculus canorus isolate bCucCan1 chromosome 7, bCucCan1.pri, whole genome shotgun sequence, one genomic window encodes:
- the TECTB gene encoding beta-tectorin, whose amino-acid sequence MVTLTIYLLVILARALAGPCSPNKADVILVYCYPKTIITRIPECPYGWEVNQLALGGVCYNGIHDSGYYQFIIPDLSPKNKSYCGTQSEFKNPVYHFYNSIVSNDSSIIVKSQPVNYSFSCTYNANYLVNQAAFDQRVATVHVKNGSSGSFESQLSLNFYSNAKFSSIKEAPFIVETSEIGSDIFAGVEAKGLSDRFKVVLNNCWATPSSEYFYQIHWPLITKGCATDNSILVHENGKTSRATFQFNAFRFRNIPKLSKVWLHCETHVCDSEKFSCPVTCDKRQQRMEQTGGVLVVEITVRSKGLSRFYTLSDIIFHLIFAIGFCAVLL is encoded by the exons ATGGTGACTCTCACTATTTATCTGCTGGTCATCTTGGCTCGAGCTCTTGCAGGGCCTTGCAGTCCAAATAAAGCag atgtaaTTCTTGTATACTGCTATCCTAAAACCATCATTACCAGAATTCCAGAGTGTCCTTATGGATGGGAGGTTAATCAGCTGGCACTTGGAGGTGTTTGCTACAATGGGATCCATGATTCGGGATATTACCAATTCATAATCCCAGACCTGTcacctaaaaataaatcatactgTGGAACACAGTCTGAG TTCAAGAACCCCGTTTATCACTTCTACAACTCCATCGTCTCCAATGACTCCTCAATAATTGTGAAGAGCCAGCCTGTGAATTACTCATTCAGCTGCACATACAATGCCAACTACCTGGTGAATCAGGCTGCCTTCGACCAAAG GGTGGCCACCGTCCACGTGAAGAATGGGAGCTCCGGCTCATTTGAAAGTCAGTTGTCCCTCAACTTCTATTCT AATGCCAAGTTTTCAAGTATAAAAGAAGCCCCTTTCATCGTTGAAACATCAGAAATTGGTTCTGACATATTTGCTGGAGTGGAAGCTAAGGGCTTAAGTGACAG GTTCAAAGTTGTTCTCAACAACTGCTGGGCAACTCCCTCCTCAGAGTATTTCTACCAGATCCACTGGCCGCTGATCACCAAGGG GTGTGCCACAGACAACTCCATCCTTGTGCATGAGAATGGGAAAACAAGCAGAGCGACATTCCAGTTCAATGCTTTCCGCTTCCGTAACATCCCCAAGCTGTCCAAGGTCTGGCTGCACTGCGAGACGCACGTCTGCGACAGTGAGAAGTTCTCCTGCCCGGTG ACATGTGACAAACGACAACAGCGCATGGAACAAACTGGAGGTGTTTTAGTGGTGGAGATCACTGTACGCA GCAAAGGTTTATCCAGATTTTACACCCTTTCAG atATCATCTTCCACCTAATCTTTGCAATTGGattttgtgctgttttattATAA